From a region of the Tursiops truncatus isolate mTurTru1 chromosome 2, mTurTru1.mat.Y, whole genome shotgun sequence genome:
- the LRFN5 gene encoding leucine-rich repeat and fibronectin type-III domain-containing protein 5 produces MEKFLFYLFFIGIAVKAQICPKRCVCQILSPNLATLCAKKGLLFVPPNIDRRTVELRLADNFVTNIKRKDFANMTSLVDLTLSRNTISFITPHAFADLRNLRALHLNSNRLTKITNDMFSGLSNLHHLILNNNQLTLISSTAFDDVFALEELDLSYNNLETIPWDAVEKMVSLHTLSLDHNMIDNIPKGTFSHLHKMTRLDVTSNKLQKLPPDPLFQRAQVLATSGIISPSTFALSFGGNPLHCNCELLWLRRLSREDDLETCASPALLTGRYFWSIPEEEFLCEPPLITRHTHEMRVLEGQRATLRCKARGDPEPAIHWISPEGKLISNATRSLVYDNGTLDILITTIKDTGAFTCIASNPAGEATQMVDLHIIKLPHLLNSTNHIHEPDPGSSDISTSTKSGSNASTSNGDTKISQDKIVVAEATSSTALLKFNFQRNIPGIRMFQIQYNGTYDDTLVYRMIPPTSKTFLVNNLAAGTMYDLCVLAIYDDGITSLTATRVVGCIQFTTEDDYVRCHFMQSQFLGGTMIIIIGGIIVASVLVFIIILMIRYKVCNNNGQHKVTKVSNVCSQTNGAQIQGCSVTLPQSMSKQAVGHEENAQCFKVANDNVIQCSETCSSQDSSTTTSALPPTWTSSTSVSQKQKRKTGTKPSTEPQSEAVTNVETQNTNRNNSTALQLASRPPDSGTEGPTSKRAHSKPNALLTNVDQTVQETQRPELI; encoded by the exons AtggaaaaatttcttttttatctgtttttcattGGCAtagcagtgaaagctcagatCTGTCCAAAGCGTTGTGTCTGTCAGATTTTGTCTCCTAATCTTGCAACCCTTTGTGCCAAGAAAGGGCTTTTGTTTGTGCCACCAAACATTGACAGAAGAACTGTGGAACTGCGTTTGGCAGACAATTTtgttacaaatattaaaaggaaagattTTGCCAATATGACCAGCTTGGTGGACCTGACTCTATCCAGGAATACAATAAGTTTTATTACACCTCATGCTTTTGCTGACTTACGGAATCTGAGGGCATTGCATTTGAATAGCAACAGATTGACTAAAATTACAAATGATATGTTCAGTGGGCTTTCCAATCTCCATCATTTGATACTGAACaacaatcagctgactttaaTTTCTTCTACAGCATTTGATGATGTCTTTGCCCTCGAGGAGCTGGATCTGTCCTATAATAATTTAGAAACAATACCATGGGATGCTGTTGAGAAGATGGTTAGCTTGCACACCCTCAGTTTGGATCACAATATGATTGATAACATTCCTAAGGGGACTTTCTCCCACTTGCACAAGATGACTCGGCTAGATGTAACATCAAATAAATTACAGAAGCTACCACCTGACCCTCTCTTTCAGCGAGCCCAGGTCCTAGCAACCTCAGGAATCATAAGCCCATCTACTTTTGCATTAAGTTTTGGTGGAAACCCTTTGCATTGCAACTGTGAATTGCTGTGGTTGAGGCGTCTGTCCAGAGAAGATGACCTGGAGACCTGTGCTTCCCCAGCACTTTTAACTGGCCGCTATTTTTGGTCAATTCCTGAGGAAGAGTTTTTGTGTGAGCCTCCTCTCATTACTCGTCATACACATGAGATGAGAGTCCTGGAGGGTCAGAGGGCAACCCTGAGGTGCAAAGCCAGGGGAGACCCCGAACCTGCAATTCACTGGATTTCTCCTGAAGGGAAGCTTATTTCAAATGCAACAAGATCTCTGGTGTATGATAATGGAACACTTGACATTCTTATAACAACTATTAAGGATACAGGAGCTTTTACCTGCATTGCTTCCAATCCTGCTGGGGAAGCAACACAAATGGTGGATCTTCATATAATTAAGCTCCCTCACTTACTAAACAGTACGAACCATATCCATGAGCCTGATCCTGGTTCTTCAGATATCTCAACTTCTACTAAGTCAGGTTCTAATGCAAGCACTAGTAATGGTGATACTAAAATCAGTCAAGATAAAATTGTGGTGGCAGAAGCAACATCATCTACGGCACtgcttaaatttaattttcaaagaaatatccCGGGAATACGTATGTTTCAAATCCAGTACAATGGTACTTATGATGACACCCTTgtttacag AATGATACCTCCTACGAGCAAAACTTTTCTTGTCAACAACCTGGCTGCTGGAACTATGTATGACTTATGTGTCTTGGCAATATATGATGATGGCATTACTTCCCTCACTGCCACAAGAGTCGTGGGTTGCATCCAGTTTACTACGGAAGACGATTATGTGCGGTGCCATTTCATGCAGTCCCAGTTTTTGGGAGGCaccatgattattattattggtgGAATCATCGTAGCCTCTGTGCTGGTTTTCATCATCATTCTAATGATCCGGTATAAGGTTTGTAACAATAATGGACAACACAAGGTCACCAAGGTCAGCAACGTCTGCTCTCAAACTAATGGGGCTCAAATACAAGGCTGCAGTGTGACGCTGCCCCAGTCCATGTCCAAACAAGCTGTGGGACACGAAGAGAATGCCCAGTGTTTTAAAGTTGCCAATGACAATGTGATACAATGTTCAGAAACTTGTTCAAGTCAGGACTCCTCTACCACTACCTCTGCTTTGCCTCCTACCTGGACTTCAAGTACTTCTGTGTcccaaaagcagaaaagaaagactGGCACGAAGCCAAGTACCGAACCACAGAGTGAAGCTGTCACAAATGTTGAGACCCAAAACACTAACAGGAACAACTCAACTGCCTTGCAGTTAGCTAGTCGACCTCCTGATTCTGGCACAGAGGGACCCACATCTAAAAGAGCACATTCAAAGCCAA ATGCTTTGCTGACTAATGTTGACCAGACTGTCCAGGAGACACAG agGCCGGAGTTAATCTGA